A single genomic interval of Chloracidobacterium validum harbors:
- the rpe gene encoding ribulose-phosphate 3-epimerase, with product MSVARNEPVDVLSGANEPLAPGHPITEVKIAPSILSADFARLGDEVGRVEAAGADMIHVDVMDGHYVPNLTIGPPVVAALRKVTHLPLDVHLMMTNPDAFLKDFREAGADSISVHVEVVHHLHRTLDAIRALGARPGVVLNPGTSLALLDEILPFTDFVLLMTVNPGFGGQRFIEACLPKVARLRQMIDARGLQVAIEVDGGIGRHNIRALVEQGATWIVAGSSIFGAPDPGLAVQQLRAAATGAGYATPYAAV from the coding sequence ATGTCAGTCGCGCGCAATGAGCCTGTTGATGTTCTGTCTGGCGCAAACGAGCCGCTTGCGCCGGGGCACCCCATAACCGAAGTCAAAATTGCGCCTTCCATTTTGTCCGCCGACTTTGCCCGGCTTGGTGATGAAGTTGGGCGGGTCGAAGCGGCTGGCGCCGACATGATTCACGTAGATGTCATGGATGGTCACTACGTGCCCAACTTGACCATCGGGCCACCGGTCGTTGCGGCCTTGCGTAAGGTAACGCACCTTCCGCTCGATGTGCATTTGATGATGACGAATCCAGATGCTTTTCTGAAGGACTTCCGGGAGGCCGGTGCCGATTCCATATCCGTTCATGTGGAAGTTGTTCACCATTTGCACCGAACCCTCGATGCTATCCGGGCGTTGGGTGCGCGGCCTGGTGTCGTTCTCAATCCGGGAACGTCCCTGGCGCTTCTCGATGAAATTCTGCCGTTCACTGATTTTGTCTTGCTCATGACAGTCAATCCGGGTTTTGGCGGGCAACGTTTTATCGAAGCTTGCCTACCGAAGGTCGCGCGTTTACGCCAAATGATTGATGCGCGTGGGTTGCAGGTTGCCATCGAGGTGGATGGCGGCATTGGACGGCATAACATCCGCGCACTGGTCGAGCAGGGAGCAACGTGGATCGTCGCCGGTTCTTCAATTTTTGGCGCGCCCGATCCGGGACTAGCCGTGCAGCAGTTGCGGGCGGCGGCAACGGGCGCTGGATACGCCACCCCCTACGCTGCCGTTTAG